Proteins co-encoded in one Desulfomicrobium macestii genomic window:
- the mraY gene encoding phospho-N-acetylmuramoyl-pentapeptide-transferase produces the protein MIYHLLYPLSDQVSMLNVFRYITFRSIYAMLTALILSIIIGPIFIRWLRKLKFGQYIKECGPDHQAKSGTPTMGGLLFGFCMLFSVFLWSDLSNKYIWLTVMVFLGFGAVGFVDDYIKVVRRHNDGLSPRIKLLGQLIVSVGAVSLLVSFPEYSTKLMVPFFKNFNPDLTWMYVPFGLFVMIGASNGVNLTDGLDGLAIGPAVVSAGCFALFVYVAGHVNLANYLQVSYIAGVGEVTVICGAMVGAGLGFLWFNAFPAQVFMGDVGSLSIGGTLGFIAILCKQELLLVIVGGLFVVETLSVILQVGYFKVSGGKRIFRMAPLHHHFEKKGIHESKIIIRFWILSLLLAVMALGTLKLR, from the coding sequence ATGATTTATCATCTGCTGTACCCCCTTAGCGACCAAGTCAGTATGCTAAACGTGTTTCGTTACATCACGTTCAGATCCATCTATGCCATGCTGACTGCGCTTATCCTGTCGATAATCATCGGCCCAATTTTTATCAGATGGTTGCGCAAGCTTAAATTTGGCCAATATATAAAAGAATGCGGTCCGGATCATCAGGCCAAGAGCGGAACTCCGACCATGGGTGGCCTGCTGTTCGGATTCTGCATGCTGTTCAGTGTCTTTTTGTGGAGCGATCTGAGCAACAAGTACATATGGCTGACGGTGATGGTTTTTCTTGGTTTCGGGGCGGTCGGATTTGTCGACGACTACATAAAGGTCGTGCGCAGGCACAACGACGGGCTCTCCCCCAGGATCAAGCTCCTCGGACAGCTGATCGTCAGTGTCGGCGCGGTCTCCTTGCTGGTTTCGTTTCCGGAATATTCGACCAAGCTCATGGTTCCGTTCTTCAAGAATTTCAATCCGGACCTGACCTGGATGTATGTCCCGTTCGGGCTTTTCGTCATGATCGGGGCCTCCAACGGAGTGAACCTGACCGACGGCCTCGACGGTCTGGCCATCGGCCCAGCCGTGGTTTCGGCCGGGTGTTTCGCCCTCTTCGTCTATGTGGCCGGCCATGTGAATCTCGCCAACTACCTGCAGGTTTCCTACATCGCGGGGGTCGGCGAGGTCACGGTGATCTGCGGGGCCATGGTCGGGGCGGGCCTTGGGTTCTTGTGGTTCAACGCCTTCCCGGCCCAAGTCTTCATGGGCGACGTGGGCAGCCTGAGCATCGGGGGCACGCTGGGTTTCATCGCCATCCTGTGCAAGCAGGAACTGCTGCTGGTCATCGTGGGCGGCCTCTTCGTGGTCGAGACCCTGTCGGTGATCCTGCAGGTCGGATATTTCAAGGTCAGCGGTGGGAAGCGGATCTTTCGCATGGCGCCCCTGCACCATCATTTCGAGAAGAAAGGCATTCACGAGTCGAAAATCATCATCCGTTTCTGGATTCTGTCGCTTCTTTTGGCGGTCATGGCTCTGGGAACACTCAAACTGAGGTAG
- a CDS encoding UDP-N-acetylmuramoyl-L-alanyl-D-glutamate--2,6-diaminopimelate ligase, producing the protein MNQMNLDTVLEMLRGGTGLRTHSGAVTPGDVFVALSGTRVDGARFIDDAVARGARVVVHGEGVDVPRHEGVFCLAVQSPAQTLGVLALAAFGTQSHLPRIIGVTGTNGKTTTAHLIHFLLSRNGMATGLIGTVHCSWPGVQVSATMTTPDCLSLHEIIGRMVRDGVDNLVMEVSSHALDQERIAGLPMEVGVFSNLTQDHLDYHGDMQRYFEAKARLFLDGPASCAKGLVNVDDEYGRRLKEMRPDLLGFGLDSEDAGLRCRILAAGPWGMTLGLSHDGHAWELRTGLVGRHNAYNLLSAVGTGLLLGLTPAQCDCLSQAPGAPGRLERVPNERGLDIFIDYAHTPDALEKVSVALKSMGFKRLLTVFGCGGDRDASKRPLMGEAVARHADVAVVTSDNPRTEDPDSIIDQIEPGLAKARRVLREADRRKAIALALETMEPGDALLIAGKGHEDYQIIGTQKRHFSDFEVVRECLS; encoded by the coding sequence ATGAATCAGATGAACCTTGATACCGTGCTTGAAATGCTTCGTGGCGGAACCGGGCTGCGCACCCACTCTGGTGCGGTGACGCCTGGCGACGTTTTCGTGGCCCTTTCCGGGACACGGGTCGACGGTGCGCGGTTCATCGATGACGCGGTGGCTCGCGGCGCTCGAGTCGTGGTGCATGGCGAGGGCGTCGATGTCCCCCGCCATGAGGGCGTTTTTTGTCTGGCGGTGCAGAGCCCCGCGCAGACTCTCGGAGTGCTGGCCCTTGCGGCGTTCGGAACGCAATCGCACCTGCCGAGGATCATCGGCGTGACCGGAACCAACGGCAAGACGACCACCGCGCATCTGATCCATTTTCTGCTGAGCCGCAACGGCATGGCCACCGGCCTCATCGGCACGGTGCATTGCTCCTGGCCCGGCGTCCAGGTCTCGGCGACAATGACCACGCCGGACTGCCTGAGCCTGCACGAGATTATCGGACGCATGGTCCGTGACGGCGTCGACAATCTGGTCATGGAAGTTTCCTCCCACGCCCTGGATCAGGAACGCATCGCCGGACTGCCCATGGAAGTGGGCGTGTTCAGCAACCTGACTCAGGACCATCTGGACTACCACGGGGACATGCAGCGCTACTTCGAAGCCAAGGCGCGCCTGTTTCTGGATGGTCCGGCGAGTTGCGCCAAGGGGCTCGTCAATGTCGACGACGAGTATGGGCGGCGTCTGAAAGAGATGCGTCCCGATCTGCTCGGATTCGGACTCGACTCCGAGGACGCCGGACTGCGGTGCCGGATCCTTGCCGCCGGGCCTTGGGGCATGACTCTTGGCCTGAGTCATGACGGGCATGCCTGGGAGCTGCGCACGGGTCTGGTGGGCCGTCACAACGCCTATAACCTGCTCTCGGCCGTGGGTACGGGGCTGCTGCTCGGTCTGACTCCGGCGCAGTGCGATTGCCTGAGCCAGGCTCCGGGCGCTCCCGGCCGCCTGGAACGGGTGCCCAATGAGCGCGGGCTCGATATTTTCATTGATTACGCGCACACCCCCGACGCGCTTGAAAAAGTTTCGGTGGCGCTCAAATCCATGGGTTTCAAGCGCCTGCTTACGGTGTTCGGTTGCGGCGGGGACCGTGACGCGAGCAAGCGTCCGCTCATGGGCGAGGCCGTGGCCCGACACGCCGACGTGGCCGTGGTCACTTCGGACAACCCCCGCACCGAAGACCCGGATTCCATCATCGACCAGATCGAGCCGGGTCTTGCAAAAGCGCGCCGGGTCCTGCGCGAGGCCGACCGGCGCAAGGCCATAGCGCTGGCCCTTGAGACCATGGAACCGGGCGACGCGTTGCTCATCGCGGGCAAGGGCCATGAGGATTATCAGATCATAGGTACGCAAAAGCGTCATTTTTCGGACTTCGAGGTCGTGCGGGAGTGCCTGTCATGA
- a CDS encoding UDP-N-acetylmuramoyl-tripeptide--D-alanyl-D-alanine ligase, whose amino-acid sequence MNMTLQQIASAMAASIEQSHDQPVCRVSIDSRAVRQGDLFFCIVGQKLDGHEFARQAVANGACAVVASAPLDLDVPVLLVRDTTSALGRLARVWREGTRARVIGVSGSAGKTTVKEMLAQVLSAAGRTAKNFRNLNNQIGLPLSILEMDGDEDFWVLELGISQPGDMDELGYILAPDAALLVNIGACHLEGLGSLSGVAEQKSILLDHVRKGGFACVNADYPELLQQSARRDPKLVTFSGAGARADYSCLRQENVEGSISYTVRVKGEELRCKVSHNVHIAENLAAVVAMAMELGLGMAAIESSLAEYSPVTQRFAQSRVGTWLFIDDTYNANPVSMARSIREAGRLGEGKRLVLVLGDMLELGADSSRAHRELGELIADTGASHCFFQGNHAQDVEAGLGGFTGVFKKVSGAEEVLQALSAVRCEQGVMLFKGSRGCKMEQYYSALERSWA is encoded by the coding sequence ATGAACATGACCTTGCAGCAGATCGCCTCCGCCATGGCCGCGAGCATCGAGCAGAGCCACGACCAGCCTGTGTGCCGGGTGAGCATCGACAGCCGTGCCGTCCGCCAGGGCGACCTCTTTTTCTGCATCGTCGGGCAGAAGCTCGACGGGCATGAATTCGCGCGGCAGGCGGTGGCGAACGGTGCCTGCGCCGTGGTGGCCAGCGCGCCTCTTGATCTGGATGTTCCGGTGTTGCTGGTACGTGACACGACATCGGCTCTGGGCCGACTGGCTCGGGTCTGGCGGGAAGGAACCCGCGCCAGGGTCATCGGCGTCAGTGGATCGGCGGGCAAGACCACGGTCAAGGAGATGCTGGCGCAGGTGCTGTCTGCGGCCGGGCGCACCGCCAAGAATTTCCGCAATCTGAACAATCAGATCGGCCTGCCCCTGTCCATTCTGGAGATGGACGGAGATGAGGATTTCTGGGTCCTGGAACTTGGCATCAGCCAGCCCGGCGACATGGATGAGCTTGGCTATATCCTGGCCCCTGACGCGGCGCTTCTGGTCAACATCGGCGCCTGCCATCTGGAAGGGCTCGGCAGTCTGTCCGGAGTGGCGGAGCAGAAATCCATTTTGCTCGATCATGTCCGCAAGGGCGGGTTCGCCTGCGTCAATGCAGACTATCCCGAGCTTTTGCAGCAAAGCGCCAGGCGAGATCCGAAGCTGGTGACCTTTTCCGGAGCCGGAGCCCGGGCCGACTATTCGTGTCTGCGGCAGGAGAACGTCGAGGGGTCCATTTCCTACACCGTGCGCGTCAAGGGTGAAGAGCTGCGCTGCAAGGTGTCGCACAACGTGCATATCGCCGAGAACCTGGCCGCGGTCGTGGCCATGGCCATGGAGCTGGGCCTGGGCATGGCGGCCATCGAGTCCTCCCTGGCGGAATACAGCCCGGTGACCCAGCGATTCGCGCAGAGCCGTGTCGGAACGTGGCTTTTCATCGACGACACCTACAACGCCAATCCCGTGTCCATGGCACGCTCCATCCGCGAAGCCGGGCGTCTTGGCGAAGGCAAGCGGCTGGTGCTGGTTCTTGGCGACATGCTCGAACTGGGCGCGGACAGTTCCCGCGCTCATCGTGAACTGGGCGAATTGATCGCGGACACGGGCGCGTCACACTGCTTTTTTCAGGGGAATCACGCACAGGACGTGGAGGCCGGACTCGGCGGATTCACAGGTGTTTTCAAGAAAGTGTCCGGGGCTGAAGAGGTTTTGCAAGCTTTGAGCGCAGTGCGCTGCGAGCAAGGCGTGATGCTCTTCAAGGGGTCGCGGGGATGTAAAATGGAGCAGTATTATTCTGCGCTGGAAAGGAGTTGGGCATGA